A section of the Ciceribacter thiooxidans genome encodes:
- a CDS encoding glycine--tRNA ligase subunit alpha: MSDIPAHMDPKRSFQALILTLHNYWADKGCAVLQPYDMEVGAGTFHPATTLRALGPKPWKAAYVQPSRRPSDGRYGENPNRLQHYYQYQVILKPNPSNLQELYLGSLKAIGLDPLLHDIRFVEDDWESPTLGAWGLGWECWCDGMEVSQFTYFQQVCGIECSPVAGELTYGLERLAMYVQGVDNVYDLNFNGREGEEKISYGDVFLQAEQEYSRHNFEYANTEMLHRHFEDAEKECQALLAAGAPGESDNQRLHKCVFPAYDQCIKASHVFNLLDARGVISVTERQSYILRVRTLAKACGEAFLLTDAGGANLGNAA; the protein is encoded by the coding sequence ATGTCCGATATTCCTGCCCACATGGACCCCAAGCGCTCGTTCCAGGCGCTCATCCTGACGCTGCACAACTACTGGGCCGACAAGGGTTGCGCCGTCCTGCAGCCCTACGACATGGAAGTTGGCGCCGGCACCTTCCATCCGGCGACGACGCTTCGCGCGCTTGGTCCGAAGCCGTGGAAAGCGGCCTATGTGCAGCCCTCGCGCCGCCCCTCCGACGGCCGCTACGGCGAAAATCCGAACCGTCTTCAGCATTACTACCAGTATCAGGTGATCCTGAAGCCGAACCCGTCCAACCTGCAGGAGCTCTATCTCGGCTCGCTGAAGGCGATCGGCCTTGATCCGCTGCTGCACGACATCCGCTTCGTCGAGGACGACTGGGAAAGCCCGACGCTGGGCGCCTGGGGTCTCGGCTGGGAATGCTGGTGCGACGGCATGGAAGTCTCGCAGTTCACCTATTTCCAGCAGGTCTGCGGCATCGAGTGCTCGCCGGTCGCCGGCGAACTCACCTACGGCCTCGAGCGTCTGGCCATGTATGTGCAGGGCGTCGACAACGTCTACGATCTCAACTTCAACGGCCGCGAGGGCGAGGAGAAGATCTCCTACGGCGACGTCTTTCTGCAGGCCGAGCAGGAATATTCACGGCACAATTTCGAATACGCCAACACCGAAATGCTGCACCGGCATTTCGAAGACGCGGAAAAGGAATGCCAGGCGCTTCTCGCCGCCGGCGCCCCGGGCGAAAGCGACAACCAGCGCCTGCACAAATGCGTCTTTCCGGCCTACGACCAGTGCATCAAGGCGAGCCACGTCTTCAACCTGCTCGATGCCCGCGGCGTGATCTCGGTCACCGAACGCCAGAGCTATATCCTGCGTGTACGCACGCTCGCCAAGGCCTGCGGCGAAGCCTTCCTGCTGACGGATGCCGGCGGGGCGAATCTCGGCAACGCCGCGTGA
- a CDS encoding DUF1348 family protein, whose product MSNQRPPLPPFDEETARQKVRAAEDAWNSRDPERVSLAYSLDSRWRNRADFLTGRADIVAFLTRKWIRELDYRLIKEIWAFRENRIAVRFAYEWHDDARNWFRSYGNENWQFDADGLMTHRHASINDLPIKEADRLFHWPLGRRPDDHPSLSDLGL is encoded by the coding sequence ATGTCGAACCAGCGCCCTCCCCTTCCGCCCTTCGACGAGGAAACTGCCCGCCAAAAGGTCCGGGCCGCCGAAGATGCATGGAACAGCCGCGATCCCGAGCGCGTCTCGCTCGCCTACAGCCTCGACAGCCGCTGGCGCAACCGCGCGGATTTCCTGACCGGGCGCGCCGACATCGTGGCGTTTCTCACGCGTAAATGGATACGCGAGCTCGACTACCGGCTGATCAAGGAAATCTGGGCGTTTCGGGAGAATCGCATAGCGGTGCGCTTTGCCTATGAATGGCACGACGACGCACGGAACTGGTTCCGCTCGTACGGCAACGAGAACTGGCAGTTCGATGCCGACGGCCTGATGACCCACCGTCACGCATCGATCAACGATCTCCCGATCAAGGAAGCCGACCGCCTGTTCCACTGGCCGCTCGGACGCAGGCCCGACGACCATCCCTCGCTGTCCGATCTCGGATTGTAG
- the aroA gene encoding 3-phosphoshikimate 1-carboxyvinyltransferase: MKTDRLTIIPPGHPLTGRVSPPGSKSITNRALLLAGLAKGTSRLTGALKSDDTRYMAEALRAMGVTVDEPDATTFVVTSSGELKPPTAPLFLGNAGTATRFLTAALALGRGRYVVDGDEHMRKRPIRPLVDALRSLGVAIDAPTGCPPVTIDATGAFAENRVVIDAGLSSQYVSALQMAAACGSEPFVIELAGADIGARGYIDLTLAAMRAFGARVEQPTPASWRIAPTGYTATDFHIEPDASAATYLWAAEVLTGGTIDIGTPAGAFTQPDAKAHDVIAAFPSMPAVIDGSQMQDAIPTIAVLAVFNDKPVRFTGIANLRVKECDRVRALSTGLNNIRPGLATEEGDDLLVFSDPALAGQDLPTAIDTFADHRIAMSFALAGLKISGITILDPGCVAKTYPDYWDALASLGVQYKAG; this comes from the coding sequence ATGAAGACAGACAGACTGACCATCATTCCGCCCGGCCATCCGCTCACCGGACGGGTGAGCCCTCCGGGTTCGAAATCGATCACCAATCGCGCACTGCTGCTCGCCGGGCTTGCGAAGGGGACGAGCCGTCTCACCGGCGCGCTGAAGAGCGACGACACCCGCTACATGGCCGAGGCGCTGCGGGCGATGGGCGTAACCGTCGACGAGCCCGATGCGACGACCTTCGTCGTCACGAGTTCCGGCGAGCTAAAACCGCCGACCGCGCCGCTCTTTCTCGGCAATGCCGGCACGGCCACCCGCTTCCTCACCGCAGCGCTGGCGCTCGGCCGCGGGCGCTATGTAGTCGACGGCGACGAGCACATGCGCAAGCGCCCGATCCGGCCGCTGGTCGATGCGCTGCGTTCTCTGGGTGTGGCGATCGACGCGCCGACCGGCTGTCCGCCGGTCACCATCGATGCCACCGGCGCTTTCGCCGAAAACCGCGTGGTGATCGATGCGGGCCTTTCCAGTCAGTATGTCTCCGCCCTGCAGATGGCGGCGGCCTGTGGTTCGGAACCGTTCGTGATCGAGCTTGCCGGCGCCGACATCGGCGCGCGCGGCTATATCGACCTGACGCTTGCCGCCATGCGCGCTTTCGGTGCGCGCGTCGAGCAGCCGACGCCCGCCTCCTGGCGGATCGCGCCGACCGGCTATACGGCGACCGACTTCCACATCGAACCGGACGCGTCTGCCGCCACCTATCTCTGGGCGGCGGAAGTGCTGACCGGCGGCACAATCGACATCGGCACGCCGGCCGGTGCATTCACCCAGCCGGATGCCAAGGCGCATGATGTGATTGCCGCCTTCCCGTCGATGCCGGCGGTGATCGACGGCTCGCAGATGCAGGACGCGATCCCGACGATCGCGGTGCTCGCGGTGTTCAACGACAAGCCGGTCCGTTTCACCGGCATCGCCAATCTTCGCGTCAAGGAATGCGACCGGGTGCGGGCGCTCTCGACGGGGCTGAACAATATCCGCCCGGGGCTCGCGACAGAGGAGGGCGACGACCTTCTCGTCTTTTCCGATCCGGCACTCGCCGGCCAGGACCTGCCGACTGCGATCGATACCTTCGCCGACCATCGCATCGCCATGAGCTTCGCGCTTGCCGGACTGAAGATTTCCGGCATCACCATTCTCGACCCCGGCTGTGTCGCCAAGACCTATCCCGACTACTGGGATGCGCTGGCCTCCCTCGGCGTCCAATACAAGGCGGGATAA
- a CDS encoding LemA family protein has translation MYTILAILAALVLYVVFIYNGLVKARQMAEEAWSGIDVQLKRRADLIPNLIETVKGYAGHEKSTLEEVVALRNKAQAVPAGDVEGRAVAEGLLGQALGRVIALAEAYPDLKANQNFLELQRSLETIEGEIQMSRRYYNGAARDLNVKVESFPSNLVAGQFGFAKKPYFEIANEADRAVPTVKF, from the coding sequence ATGTATACTATTCTCGCGATACTTGCCGCCCTCGTTCTATACGTTGTTTTCATCTATAACGGCCTCGTCAAAGCCCGGCAGATGGCCGAGGAGGCGTGGTCCGGCATCGACGTGCAGCTGAAGCGCCGCGCCGACCTGATCCCGAACCTCATCGAGACGGTCAAGGGCTATGCGGGTCACGAGAAATCGACGCTCGAGGAAGTGGTCGCGCTGCGCAACAAGGCGCAGGCCGTACCCGCCGGCGATGTCGAGGGGCGTGCCGTCGCCGAAGGCCTGCTCGGCCAGGCGCTCGGCCGGGTGATCGCGCTCGCGGAAGCCTATCCGGACCTCAAGGCCAACCAGAACTTCCTGGAACTGCAGCGTTCGCTCGAAACCATCGAAGGCGAAATCCAGATGTCGCGCCGCTACTACAACGGCGCCGCGCGCGACCTGAACGTCAAGGTCGAGAGCTTCCCTTCCAATCTGGTGGCCGGCCAGTTCGGCTTTGCCAAGAAGCCCTATTTCGAGATCGCCAACGAGGCCGACCGCGCCGTTCCGACGGTGAAGTTCTAA
- a CDS encoding DUF4328 domain-containing protein, with product MTPSRSLPAPAFARRLGRARRLWEWLALATGALIAVKVVSYLYLAYATYVVERTGSRITAGIDSPAVRTWLSIEPGWDLTVILLGGVLLLFWLRLIWLSVVLAERIAPGSVRYAPSVAVAGFLVPIVSLWMPVYAMSDLGDVSAREEGRSTGAVQWHPALIVTLTLVSFGLDAASFDISGSAPMDMASARTALHLVAAGGVGKLLLLLVCDGFLRAIRPGQEIALADLSSRERAWRRTGADHTDSR from the coding sequence GTGACGCCGAGCCGGTCCCTGCCGGCTCCTGCCTTCGCCCGGCGACTCGGTCGGGCGCGTCGCCTCTGGGAATGGCTTGCGCTGGCCACCGGCGCGCTGATTGCCGTCAAGGTCGTCTCCTATCTCTACCTTGCCTACGCGACCTACGTGGTCGAACGCACCGGATCGCGGATCACCGCCGGAATCGACAGCCCTGCCGTTCGGACCTGGCTTTCGATCGAGCCCGGGTGGGATCTCACGGTGATCCTGCTGGGTGGCGTGCTCCTGCTCTTCTGGCTCCGGCTGATCTGGCTTTCCGTCGTGCTGGCCGAACGCATTGCGCCCGGCAGCGTGCGCTACGCGCCATCGGTGGCGGTCGCCGGATTTCTCGTTCCGATTGTCAGCCTCTGGATGCCGGTCTACGCGATGAGCGACCTCGGCGATGTTTCCGCACGCGAAGAGGGACGGTCGACGGGCGCGGTTCAGTGGCATCCCGCCCTGATCGTCACGCTCACGCTGGTCTCGTTCGGGCTGGACGCCGCCAGTTTCGACATCTCCGGATCCGCGCCGATGGACATGGCGAGTGCGCGAACAGCGCTGCATCTCGTCGCGGCCGGGGGTGTTGGCAAGCTCCTGTTGTTGCTTGTCTGCGACGGCTTCCTGCGGGCGATCCGTCCCGGGCAAGAGATCGCCCTTGCCGATCTTTCCAGCCGCGAACGGGCATGGCGCCGGACGGGCGCAGATCACACAGATTCTCGATGA
- a CDS encoding DUF2207 domain-containing protein, with the protein MFLSLALVRGAAAEEVIRSYHADIEVAADATLTVTETITVNAEGNEIRRGIFRDFPLYAVDAAGRRTKVDFELLSVERDDEPEANHTETISGGIRIYAGSADTFLSPGEYTYRFTYKTGRQIRYFDDHDELYWNVTGNGWQFPIEEASATVSLPDGATPTKTAVYTGSQGSTESDARVVPGSGGLEFETTGALGPQEGLTIVLGFPKGVVAAPTAGQSRWWFLRDNINAILGFGGLFLVFAYYLRSWIAVGRDPDGGVIVPRWDPPEGISPALVNYIDNKGFSGAGWTALSASLIDLAVHGYVELDDLEKSIVVRRTGKAAPTTLPGGQASLLAELGEADSAFTIDKKNGKRVESVGRKFRSAIEKEHRGKYYRANSGYFAGGVALSIAALVALFVFGTLEEDTIGLMFIPTFFSIFFGAFGVAIGKGVSRNSSLLSKIVAIVVLTVIGFVGFSILSLVLVAAVFDLADAGQTEVVIAVGAIVLLNVLFFFLMGAPTPIGRKMMDGIEGLRTYMTLAEKDRLNMQGAPKMSPSHYETLLPYAVALGVEKPWTSTFETWLASAAAGAAAASYQPAWYHGDLSRGVGDRIGGFSSAMASTMASTIPQPVKSSSSGFSSGGGFSGGGGGGGGGGGW; encoded by the coding sequence ATGTTCCTCTCGCTGGCCCTCGTGAGGGGGGCTGCGGCCGAAGAGGTCATCAGGTCCTATCATGCCGATATCGAGGTCGCTGCCGACGCGACCCTGACGGTGACGGAAACGATCACCGTCAACGCCGAGGGCAACGAGATCCGGCGCGGCATCTTCCGCGACTTCCCGCTCTATGCCGTCGACGCCGCCGGTCGCCGCACGAAGGTCGACTTCGAACTCCTTTCGGTCGAACGCGACGACGAGCCCGAGGCGAACCATACCGAAACCATTTCCGGCGGCATTCGCATCTATGCCGGCTCGGCCGACACCTTCCTCTCTCCGGGGGAATATACCTACCGCTTCACCTATAAAACCGGCCGGCAGATCCGCTATTTCGACGATCATGACGAGCTCTATTGGAACGTCACCGGCAACGGCTGGCAGTTCCCGATCGAGGAGGCGAGCGCCACGGTCTCGCTTCCGGACGGTGCGACGCCGACGAAGACGGCCGTCTATACCGGCTCGCAGGGATCGACGGAGAGCGATGCCCGCGTGGTGCCCGGCAGCGGTGGTCTGGAGTTCGAGACGACCGGTGCGCTCGGCCCTCAGGAGGGGCTGACCATCGTCCTCGGCTTCCCGAAAGGCGTCGTCGCCGCGCCGACCGCCGGGCAGAGCCGGTGGTGGTTCCTCCGCGATAACATCAACGCGATCCTCGGCTTCGGCGGGCTCTTCCTGGTCTTTGCCTACTACCTGCGTTCGTGGATCGCCGTCGGCCGCGATCCGGACGGGGGCGTGATCGTGCCGCGCTGGGACCCGCCGGAGGGCATTTCGCCGGCGCTCGTCAACTACATCGACAACAAGGGCTTTTCCGGTGCCGGCTGGACGGCGCTCTCCGCCTCGCTGATCGATCTCGCGGTCCACGGCTATGTCGAGCTCGACGATCTGGAAAAGTCGATCGTCGTGCGGCGGACCGGCAAGGCCGCGCCGACGACGCTTCCGGGCGGGCAGGCGAGCCTGCTTGCGGAACTCGGCGAGGCCGACAGCGCGTTCACCATCGACAAGAAGAACGGAAAGCGGGTCGAGAGCGTCGGCCGCAAGTTCCGCAGCGCCATCGAGAAGGAGCATCGCGGCAAATACTACCGCGCCAATTCCGGCTACTTCGCCGGCGGCGTGGCGCTTAGCATCGCAGCACTCGTGGCGCTCTTCGTCTTCGGAACGCTGGAAGAAGACACGATCGGGCTGATGTTCATCCCGACTTTCTTTTCCATCTTCTTCGGCGCGTTCGGGGTGGCGATCGGCAAGGGGGTGAGCCGCAACTCCTCGCTCCTTTCGAAGATTGTCGCGATCGTCGTGCTGACGGTGATCGGTTTCGTCGGTTTCAGCATCCTGTCCCTCGTTCTCGTGGCAGCCGTCTTCGACCTTGCCGATGCCGGACAGACGGAAGTGGTGATCGCGGTCGGCGCCATCGTGCTGCTCAACGTGCTCTTCTTCTTCCTGATGGGCGCGCCGACGCCGATCGGCCGCAAGATGATGGACGGTATCGAGGGCCTGCGCACCTACATGACGCTCGCCGAGAAGGACCGGCTCAACATGCAGGGCGCACCGAAAATGTCGCCGAGCCACTATGAAACCCTGCTCCCCTATGCGGTTGCGCTGGGCGTCGAGAAGCCCTGGACCAGCACCTTCGAGACCTGGCTCGCATCGGCCGCAGCCGGCGCCGCCGCGGCGAGCTACCAGCCGGCCTGGTATCACGGCGATCTTTCGCGCGGCGTCGGCGACCGCATCGGCGGCTTCTCCTCGGCGATGGCCTCCACCATGGCCTCGACCATCCCGCAACCGGTCAAGAGCTCGTCCTCCGGCTTCTCCTCGGGCGGCGGCTTCTCCGGCGGCGGCGGCGGCGGTGGCGGTGGCGGAGGGTGGTAA
- a CDS encoding Nramp family divalent metal transporter translates to MTDTAARPTQSPGWRSELGEPALAEIRGSIEVRSSRPFWRRALAFLGPGYLVAVGYMDPGNWATSLSGGARYGYTLLFVVLLSSVMAMFLQSLAARLAIATDRDLARACRDSYPPLVAYGLWILAEIAIIATDLAEVIGTAIGLKLIFGMPIEIGVIVTASDVFLVLLLQRLGFRWIEAFVITLTAVIGASFAIQLWLAGPDVSAVTRGFLPSSQIIVDPQMLYIAIGILGATVMPHNLYLHSGIVQTRRYDSSPKGRREALSFATIDSTLALIFALLVNAAILILSAAAFHTSGNFGIAELGDAHALLAPLLGSTVAPLLFGIALLCSGLNSTATATLAGQIVMEGFVRMRLKPWVRRLATRALAIVPAAFVAVWYGERGTGELLILSQVILSLQLPFAVFPLVLITANRRKMGELVAPRWLTMVALAMAFLITVLNLKLASDFLIG, encoded by the coding sequence ATGACTGACACGGCAGCGCGACCGACGCAGTCGCCCGGATGGCGCAGTGAGCTCGGCGAACCCGCGCTCGCGGAGATCCGCGGCTCGATCGAGGTTCGCAGCAGCCGGCCGTTCTGGCGGCGGGCCCTGGCTTTCCTCGGTCCCGGATATCTGGTCGCGGTCGGCTACATGGATCCCGGCAACTGGGCGACGTCGCTTTCCGGCGGCGCCCGCTACGGCTATACGCTGCTGTTCGTCGTCCTTCTCTCCAGCGTCATGGCGATGTTCCTGCAATCGCTTGCCGCACGGCTTGCCATCGCCACCGACCGCGATCTGGCGCGCGCCTGCCGCGATTCCTATCCCCCACTGGTTGCCTACGGGCTGTGGATCCTCGCCGAGATCGCGATCATCGCGACGGACCTCGCCGAGGTGATCGGCACCGCCATCGGCCTGAAACTCATCTTCGGCATGCCGATCGAGATCGGCGTCATCGTCACGGCGAGCGACGTCTTCCTGGTCCTTTTGCTGCAACGGCTCGGTTTCCGATGGATCGAGGCGTTCGTGATCACGCTCACCGCCGTTATCGGCGCGAGCTTCGCGATCCAGCTTTGGCTCGCCGGGCCGGATGTCAGTGCCGTCACCCGCGGCTTCCTGCCGTCGTCGCAGATCATCGTCGATCCGCAGATGCTCTATATCGCCATCGGCATTCTCGGTGCGACCGTCATGCCGCACAATCTCTATCTCCACTCGGGGATCGTGCAGACGCGCAGATACGATTCGAGCCCGAAAGGCCGGCGCGAGGCGCTCTCCTTCGCCACCATCGATTCCACGCTGGCTTTGATCTTCGCATTGCTCGTCAATGCGGCGATCCTCATCCTCTCCGCGGCGGCCTTCCACACCTCCGGCAATTTCGGGATCGCCGAACTCGGCGACGCACATGCGCTGCTCGCCCCGCTCCTCGGCTCGACCGTGGCGCCCCTCCTGTTCGGCATCGCGCTTCTGTGCAGCGGCCTCAACTCGACAGCGACGGCGACGCTCGCCGGCCAGATCGTCATGGAGGGGTTCGTGCGGATGCGGCTGAAGCCGTGGGTTCGCCGGCTCGCCACGCGGGCGCTGGCAATCGTGCCGGCGGCATTCGTCGCCGTCTGGTACGGCGAGCGCGGCACCGGCGAGCTGCTGATCCTGAGCCAGGTCATACTCAGTCTGCAACTGCCGTTCGCCGTCTTCCCGCTGGTGCTGATCACGGCCAACCGGCGCAAGATGGGCGAACTCGTAGCACCCCGCTGGCTGACCATGGTCGCATTGGCGATGGCGTTCCTCATCACCGTGCTGAACCTTAAGCTCGCCTCCGACTTCCTCATCGGGTGA
- a CDS encoding TetR/AcrR family transcriptional regulator, whose amino-acid sequence MTGTKTKSAAPARERILETAKRLFYRNGIRATGIDTIIAEARVAKMSFYNNFPSKDDLVRAFLVARHESWMAAFSGRVERHIEERGLAALAFALDEWFAEPDFRGCAFINTVAEFGQAFEGAMGHKVELEDYVRGIATRLGLSAPERVAGETMIVIEGAIVRAQMGFREGLRDQAASLLQLIERGARD is encoded by the coding sequence ATGACCGGAACGAAGACGAAATCAGCGGCGCCTGCGCGGGAGCGCATCCTGGAAACGGCAAAGCGCTTGTTCTACCGCAACGGCATCCGTGCCACCGGCATCGACACGATCATTGCCGAAGCCCGCGTCGCCAAGATGTCGTTCTACAACAATTTCCCCTCCAAGGACGATCTGGTCCGCGCCTTCCTCGTCGCGCGCCACGAGAGCTGGATGGCTGCGTTCAGCGGTCGTGTGGAAAGGCATATCGAGGAGCGGGGACTTGCCGCGCTCGCCTTCGCGCTCGACGAATGGTTCGCAGAGCCGGATTTTCGCGGCTGCGCCTTCATCAATACGGTTGCGGAATTCGGGCAGGCATTCGAGGGCGCCATGGGCCACAAGGTCGAACTGGAGGACTATGTGCGGGGCATCGCCACCCGTCTAGGCCTGTCCGCGCCAGAGCGCGTCGCCGGCGAGACGATGATCGTCATCGAGGGTGCGATCGTGCGCGCGCAGATGGGTTTCCGCGAAGGGCTGCGGGATCAGGCGGCGTCGCTGCTGCAATTGATCGAACGGGGAGCGCGGGACTGA
- a CDS encoding tRNA1(Val) (adenine(37)-N6)-methyltransferase → MTVATGVAETVDAFHRGRFYLVQPKGRGHRAGMDAMLLAALVDHAGPFRLADLGAGAGAAGLAVAARLAEAEVTLVERSAEMLAYAAKSLALPENAAIAPRVDLVEADVTLTGRARVAAGLADDSFHHVIMNPPFNDGRDRRTPDSLRAEAHAMTGGLFEAWIRTAGAIMVPGGQLSLIARPESVAEIIDACGRRFGGVEITPVYPRGGENAVRILVTAIKGSRARLAFRSPLLMHDDPESHAFSAGVDDLNNGRRAYPRKG, encoded by the coding sequence ATGACGGTTGCCACAGGGGTCGCCGAGACGGTCGACGCCTTCCATCGCGGCCGCTTTTATCTCGTGCAGCCGAAGGGCCGTGGCCACCGTGCGGGTATGGACGCGATGCTGCTTGCCGCACTCGTCGACCATGCCGGTCCGTTCCGGCTTGCAGACCTCGGTGCCGGCGCCGGCGCGGCGGGGCTTGCGGTCGCTGCCCGGCTTGCGGAAGCTGAAGTCACGCTCGTCGAACGTTCGGCGGAAATGCTCGCCTATGCCGCAAAGAGCCTGGCGTTGCCGGAAAATGCCGCAATCGCCCCGCGCGTCGACCTCGTCGAGGCCGATGTCACGCTGACGGGAAGAGCGAGAGTCGCGGCAGGCCTTGCCGACGACAGTTTCCACCATGTGATCATGAACCCACCCTTCAATGACGGGCGCGACCGCCGCACGCCAGACAGCCTGAGGGCGGAAGCCCATGCGATGACCGGAGGGCTCTTCGAAGCCTGGATTCGCACCGCCGGCGCGATCATGGTGCCCGGCGGGCAGCTGTCGCTGATCGCCCGCCCGGAGTCGGTGGCGGAGATCATCGACGCCTGTGGCCGCCGCTTCGGCGGCGTCGAGATCACGCCGGTCTATCCGCGCGGCGGCGAGAATGCGGTGCGCATTCTGGTAACGGCAATCAAGGGATCGCGGGCACGCCTTGCGTTCCGTTCGCCCCTCCTGATGCACGACGATCCCGAGAGCCACGCCTTCTCGGCCGGCGTCGACGACCTGAACAACGGCCGCAGGGCCTATCCGCGCAAGGGCTAG
- a CDS encoding DUF2007 domain-containing protein, whose product MYEMIRSNDPVLLSFAESLMKDAGIACMVADQSMSVLEGSLGMLPRRLLVEDGRADEARKILVDAGLADELRNQKD is encoded by the coding sequence ATGTACGAGATGATCCGTAGCAACGATCCGGTCCTGCTGTCCTTCGCCGAAAGCCTGATGAAGGACGCCGGAATCGCCTGCATGGTCGCCGACCAGTCGATGAGCGTACTCGAAGGATCGCTCGGCATGCTGCCGCGCCGGCTGCTGGTCGAGGACGGCCGGGCGGACGAGGCGCGCAAGATCCTGGTGGACGCCGGCCTCGCAGACGAGTTGCGCAACCAGAAGGATTGA
- a CDS encoding S49 family peptidase, whose protein sequence is MPKFLDRLLPKRFRKKGTMIPVVRLHGTIAAGGSRFKPALNLASVAPMLEKAFSRKDAPAVAISVNSPGGSPVQSRMIFERIRALAEEKGKTVLVYVEDVAASGGYMIALAGDEIVADPSSIVGSIGVVSGGFGFPELLKKIGVERRVYTAGENKVILDPFQPEKESDIEYLKSLQVEIHTIFIEMVKARRESRLADEPGVFSGLFWTGRRGLELGLVDRLGGMREDIKRRYGKDARLELISGAKDFFGRRLPGVSAFAAPDAEQIAAAAVGGLAEVLEEKALWGRYGL, encoded by the coding sequence ATGCCGAAATTTCTCGATCGCCTGTTGCCGAAACGGTTCCGCAAGAAGGGAACGATGATCCCGGTCGTTCGCCTGCACGGGACGATCGCCGCAGGCGGCTCCAGGTTCAAGCCGGCGCTCAATCTCGCAAGCGTGGCACCGATGCTCGAAAAGGCGTTTTCCAGGAAGGATGCGCCGGCCGTCGCCATATCCGTGAATTCGCCAGGCGGCTCGCCGGTCCAGTCGCGGATGATCTTCGAGCGCATCCGCGCTTTGGCCGAGGAAAAGGGCAAGACGGTGCTCGTCTATGTCGAGGACGTCGCGGCCTCGGGCGGCTACATGATCGCGCTGGCCGGTGACGAGATCGTCGCCGACCCGTCCTCGATCGTCGGCTCGATCGGCGTCGTCTCCGGCGGTTTCGGCTTTCCTGAACTTCTGAAGAAGATCGGCGTCGAGCGCCGCGTCTACACCGCCGGCGAGAACAAGGTGATCCTCGATCCTTTCCAGCCGGAGAAGGAAAGCGACATCGAATACCTGAAGAGCCTGCAGGTGGAGATCCACACCATCTTCATCGAGATGGTGAAGGCGCGCCGCGAAAGCCGACTTGCGGACGAACCGGGCGTTTTCTCCGGGCTCTTCTGGACGGGCCGCCGCGGGCTGGAACTCGGGCTCGTCGATCGTCTCGGCGGGATGCGCGAGGACATCAAGCGCCGCTACGGCAAGGACGCCAGGCTGGAGCTGATCAGCGGCGCGAAGGATTTCTTCGGCCGGCGGCTTCCGGGCGTTTCCGCCTTTGCCGCACCGGATGCGGAACAGATCGCCGCAGCCGCCGTCGGCGGGCTTGCCGAAGTGCTGGAAGAAAAGGCATTGTGGGGGCGCTACGGCCTCTGA